In one window of Chryseobacterium sp. JV274 DNA:
- a CDS encoding phage tail protein: MKNLFLACTLLICGAFAPALKAQASEPFLGQIAFVPYNFAPKYWAECNGQILPIAQNQALFSLLGTTYGGNGTTTFALPDMRGRVLVHNGQAPGGPTSYTMGETGGTESVTLLITQMPAHNHTVNAVTAEGNQNSPTNNLPADTKILDKEYSDAAANTTMKSTMVGNTGGSQPHENRPPFITLKCIIALAGVFPSQN; encoded by the coding sequence ATGAAAAATTTATTTCTTGCATGTACACTGCTGATCTGCGGTGCATTTGCCCCTGCTTTAAAAGCTCAGGCATCAGAACCATTTTTAGGGCAAATAGCCTTTGTACCTTATAATTTTGCACCAAAATACTGGGCAGAATGTAATGGGCAGATCCTGCCTATCGCTCAAAATCAAGCACTTTTTTCATTGTTAGGAACTACTTATGGAGGAAATGGAACAACCACATTTGCTTTACCCGATATGAGGGGAAGAGTTCTTGTTCATAACGGACAGGCTCCTGGAGGGCCAACAAGCTACACTATGGGAGAAACCGGCGGAACTGAAAGTGTAACATTATTGATAACACAAATGCCAGCTCACAATCATACTGTAAATGCCGTAACAGCGGAAGGAAATCAAAATTCACCAACAAATAATCTTCCGGCAGACACCAAAATTCTCGATAAAGAATATTCCGACGCAGCGGCCAATACTACGATGAAAAGCACAATGGTAGGAAACACAGGAGGAAGCCAGCCTCATGAAAACAGACCTCCCTTTATCACGCTGAAATGCATCATTGCATTGGCCGGAGTTTTCCCATCACAAAATTAA
- a CDS encoding T9SS type A sorting domain-containing protein, with the protein MKILYLLCLLAGSSAFAQTITFNGCPNLFSSPPNTYTFNKTGVDAFNKNIYMTTPIDGGQDCDGLGTCEFKIQWNNTLTRWEFLGDEGNGTFTTPYLIYYNSTGNNSVPIPPGNSVGTWVENTVMTNGQCGGNLTAVNSTMTGDVQTTTLGTSDLSQHKIQIFPNPVTDFIRISGIDDGLSIQIYNMDGRLVKTEMFDSKIDVSQLIPGGYILKINTRNFQTHQFKFVKK; encoded by the coding sequence ATGAAAATTCTTTACTTATTATGTCTGCTCGCCGGAAGCTCAGCTTTTGCACAGACCATAACGTTTAATGGATGTCCTAATCTGTTTAGCAGCCCGCCGAATACATATACTTTTAACAAAACCGGAGTAGATGCTTTTAACAAAAATATTTATATGACGACCCCTATTGACGGCGGACAAGATTGTGATGGATTAGGCACCTGTGAATTTAAAATCCAATGGAACAACACTCTTACAAGATGGGAATTTCTTGGTGATGAAGGAAACGGAACTTTTACGACCCCTTATCTGATTTATTATAATTCAACAGGAAACAATTCTGTTCCGATACCACCAGGCAACAGCGTCGGAACCTGGGTTGAAAATACAGTAATGACTAACGGACAATGTGGCGGAAACCTTACTGCGGTAAATTCCACCATGACGGGTGACGTACAGACCACAACATTGGGAACTTCAGATCTTTCTCAACATAAAATCCAGATCTTCCCGAACCCTGTGACAGATTTCATTCGTATTTCCGGCATTGATGACGGATTATCTATCCAAATTTATAATATGGACGGACGACTTGTAAAAACTGAAATGTTTGATTCAAAAATTGATGTCTCACAACTTATTCCAGGTGGTTATATATTAAAAATAAATACCAGGAATTTCCAAACTCATCAATTTAAATTCGTGAAAAAATAA
- a CDS encoding KTSC domain-containing protein yields MPSSVVHHFIYFPGTEILRIIYQSGAVYDYFKVPSDIIEKFGKAKSKGQFLNKVIKPRFKYIRIE; encoded by the coding sequence ATGCCTTCAAGTGTTGTACATCATTTCATCTATTTCCCGGGTACTGAAATATTGAGGATTATATATCAGTCAGGAGCGGTTTATGACTATTTTAAAGTACCCTCTGATATCATAGAAAAGTTCGGAAAGGCAAAATCTAAAGGACAGTTTCTGAACAAAGTCATAAAGCCCAGATTTAAATATATTAGGATTGAATAA
- a CDS encoding GEVED domain-containing protein — MKKTILCGALLLSLSISAQQKKEWCDFDNEQRVHQKQNAEIDEMVRNMRNKIISSNQNTTAKGGSAYKIVNGVYEIPVVVHVIAPTGAAIGTTYNKSDAQIQAWLDHCNQMYAGTYQWAQGIPADFGTAATMPIKLVLAKRDPNCNATTGIVRYNGGALTGYDTYGVKRSGTNGVTTDQIKSIAPHWSEASYFNIYIMNKVDGGGTYGIMGWAGLPQNSDDNYESFMKSFVVTLQDDITLAHEFGHSMGLLHTFGNANAQPPQGTTSTTYCPAMTYNDCNKDDDQVCDTERSRSLLNDPAPTNNDMNYCTGANYQGVQYNMMNYTNPIAFKFTNGQHDRAALYFFLMRGSLSSSLGGTAPSTAAAIGTPIAATCNPAGITTADDYFVGPTLVKLGSINNATTGYWHNNASFYEDYTGASCLKATSTELSSTGTHNLQVNVSGSNNEIRVWIDYNNNGTFEASELVASADNIIADPATEIGTYSTTITAPASTVLNTPLRMRVLVDDENPNMTPCGQLMYGQVEDYTVKFVTNLGTNEVKADNSDLTVYPNPVATGDKIFIKAKNGKNLKVSISDMAGRLVASPSATEEGNGIFKVDQQLGKGVYMIQVSNGKDSKTSKLIIK; from the coding sequence ATGAAGAAAACTATCCTTTGTGGGGCATTGCTACTATCCCTTTCAATATCAGCACAGCAAAAAAAAGAATGGTGTGACTTTGATAATGAACAGAGAGTACACCAGAAACAGAATGCGGAAATTGATGAAATGGTTCGCAATATGCGTAACAAAATTATTAGCAGTAATCAAAATACTACTGCTAAAGGTGGAAGTGCATACAAAATTGTAAATGGAGTTTATGAAATTCCTGTTGTAGTACACGTAATAGCACCTACAGGAGCTGCTATTGGAACTACTTATAATAAGAGTGATGCACAAATTCAGGCGTGGTTGGATCATTGCAATCAAATGTATGCAGGTACTTATCAGTGGGCTCAGGGAATTCCCGCAGATTTTGGTACTGCAGCTACAATGCCGATTAAATTGGTGTTGGCTAAAAGGGATCCTAACTGTAATGCTACTACAGGTATTGTTAGATATAACGGGGGAGCTCTTACAGGATATGATACTTATGGGGTGAAACGTAGTGGTACAAATGGTGTTACTACAGATCAGATTAAATCAATTGCTCCGCACTGGTCTGAGGCATCTTACTTTAATATTTATATTATGAATAAAGTAGATGGTGGTGGAACATATGGTATTATGGGATGGGCAGGTCTGCCTCAAAATTCTGATGATAACTACGAATCGTTTATGAAATCTTTTGTAGTTACTTTACAGGATGATATTACATTAGCACACGAATTTGGACATAGTATGGGATTACTTCATACATTTGGTAATGCTAACGCTCAACCGCCACAAGGTACTACTTCTACTACCTACTGCCCGGCGATGACTTATAATGATTGTAATAAAGATGATGATCAGGTATGTGATACAGAAAGATCAAGAAGCTTACTGAATGATCCTGCACCTACTAACAATGATATGAATTATTGTACAGGAGCAAACTATCAGGGAGTACAGTATAACATGATGAATTATACCAATCCAATAGCATTTAAGTTTACCAATGGACAGCATGACAGGGCTGCTCTTTACTTCTTTTTAATGAGAGGATCTTTGAGTTCTTCATTAGGAGGAACAGCTCCATCTACTGCTGCTGCGATTGGAACGCCTATTGCTGCAACATGTAATCCCGCAGGTATTACTACAGCAGATGATTATTTTGTAGGACCAACTCTTGTAAAACTGGGAAGTATTAATAATGCAACTACTGGATATTGGCATAATAATGCTAGTTTTTATGAAGACTATACAGGAGCAAGCTGCCTGAAAGCTACATCAACTGAACTTTCATCAACGGGAACACATAACCTTCAGGTAAATGTATCAGGTTCAAATAATGAAATAAGAGTTTGGATTGACTATAATAATAATGGAACGTTTGAAGCTTCTGAACTTGTAGCTTCTGCTGATAATATTATAGCAGATCCAGCTACAGAAATAGGTACTTACAGTACTACAATTACAGCTCCAGCTTCAACGGTATTGAATACTCCATTAAGAATGAGAGTTCTTGTAGATGATGAGAATCCTAACATGACCCCTTGTGGACAATTAATGTACGGACAGGTTGAAGATTATACAGTGAAATTTGTTACTAACTTAGGAACAAACGAAGTGAAAGCTGATAATAGTGATTTGACAGTGTATCCTAACCCGGTAGCAACCGGAGATAAAATCTTCATTAAAGCTAAAAATGGTAAAAACCTGAAAGTTTCTATTTCTGATATGGCAGGAAGATTGGTAGCAAGCCCGTCTGCAACTGAAGAAGGAAATGGTATTTTCAAAGTAGATCAGCAGTTAGGAAAAGGAGTATATATGATTCAGGTTTCTAACGGAAAAGACTCTAAAACTTCAAAATTGATCATCAAATAA
- the guaB gene encoding IMP dehydrogenase, with protein MSIHNKIVETAITFDDVLLVPSYSEVLPNQVSLKSRLTDKITLNVPIVSAAMDTVTEADLAIALARVGGLGFIHKNMTIDEQAAQVNRVKRSENGMISDPVTLSKDHTLGEARDLMSRYKISGLPVVDPNNVLIGIITNRDVKYQENLDMKVEEIMTKENLITSDKDTNLEKAKEILLKNRVEKLPIVDKDNKLVGLITIKDIDNQLEYPNANKDQNGRLIVGAGVGVGEDTLARIEALVQAGVDIVAIDSAHGHSKGVLDKISEIRKAYPNLDVVGGNIVTAEAAKDLIKAGANVLKVGVGPGSICTTRVVAGVGVPQLSAIYNVYEYAKSQNVTVIADGGIKLSGDIVKAIASGAGAVMLGSLLAGTDEAPGEEIIFQGRKFKSYQGMGSLSAMKRGGKERYFQSEAKKFVPEGIEGRVPHKGKLEDVIFQLTGGLRAGMGYCGSKDIETLQRDSKLVMITGSGLKESHPHDVIITQEAPNYSL; from the coding sequence ATGTCTATTCATAACAAAATTGTAGAGACAGCCATCACTTTCGATGACGTTCTTCTAGTCCCTTCTTATTCAGAAGTTTTACCTAACCAGGTTTCATTAAAATCAAGACTTACCGACAAAATCACGCTGAATGTTCCGATAGTTTCCGCTGCGATGGACACTGTTACTGAAGCTGATCTGGCTATTGCTTTAGCAAGAGTTGGAGGATTAGGTTTTATCCACAAAAACATGACGATCGATGAGCAGGCAGCTCAGGTAAACCGTGTAAAGCGTTCCGAAAACGGAATGATCTCAGATCCGGTTACATTATCTAAAGATCATACTTTAGGTGAAGCTAGAGATCTTATGTCAAGATATAAGATTTCCGGTCTTCCGGTGGTAGATCCTAATAATGTTCTGATCGGAATTATTACCAACAGAGATGTAAAATATCAGGAAAACCTTGATATGAAAGTGGAAGAGATCATGACCAAAGAAAATCTGATCACTTCAGACAAAGATACCAACCTTGAAAAGGCAAAAGAAATCCTTCTTAAAAACAGAGTTGAAAAACTTCCTATTGTAGATAAAGATAATAAGCTTGTAGGATTAATCACGATCAAGGATATTGATAATCAATTGGAATATCCAAACGCTAATAAAGACCAGAATGGTCGTCTTATCGTAGGAGCAGGAGTAGGAGTAGGAGAAGATACATTGGCAAGAATTGAGGCTTTGGTACAGGCAGGAGTTGATATTGTAGCAATTGATTCAGCTCACGGTCATTCTAAAGGAGTTTTAGATAAAATCTCAGAAATCAGAAAAGCATATCCAAACCTTGATGTTGTAGGTGGAAATATTGTAACTGCAGAAGCTGCTAAAGACCTTATTAAAGCTGGAGCTAACGTACTGAAAGTTGGAGTAGGCCCGGGTTCTATCTGTACAACAAGAGTAGTTGCAGGAGTAGGGGTTCCTCAGTTATCTGCGATCTATAACGTTTACGAATATGCTAAGTCACAAAATGTAACGGTAATTGCTGATGGTGGAATCAAACTTTCAGGAGATATTGTTAAAGCGATTGCAAGTGGAGCAGGAGCAGTAATGCTTGGTTCTCTTTTAGCGGGTACAGATGAAGCACCAGGGGAAGAAATTATTTTCCAGGGAAGAAAATTCAAGTCTTACCAAGGTATGGGAAGTCTTTCTGCTATGAAGAGAGGAGGCAAAGAGAGATATTTCCAAAGTGAAGCTAAAAAATTCGTTCCGGAAGGAATCGAAGGAAGGGTTCCGCATAAAGGAAAATTGGAAGATGTAATTTTCCAGTTGACAGGAGGTCTAAGAGCCGGTATGGGATACTGTGGATCTAAGGATATTGAAACACTGCAAAGAGATTCTAAACTGGTAATGATTACAGGAAGCGGATTGAAAGAATCCCACCCTCATGATGTAATTATTACACAGGAGGCTCCGAATTATTCTTTATAA
- a CDS encoding DUF4252 domain-containing protein, with the protein MKTLKNIFLAILTIGMLQSCIVSEKPNIDFFQNSKYDFKGARFASINVPMALAKSYIKKALREEGESEETVNLVKKASKIKVLTVTNGSKEMLNDYSQYLSDNHYEEWATIKHDGDNVNIKVKQDGEAIKNMLITVGSNSQDMVFVDVKGNFTPDDISKMINSVSAK; encoded by the coding sequence ATGAAGACTCTTAAAAACATTTTCCTAGCTATTCTGACAATAGGTATGCTTCAGTCGTGTATTGTATCAGAAAAGCCGAATATCGATTTTTTTCAAAATTCAAAATATGATTTCAAAGGAGCGCGGTTTGCAAGTATTAATGTACCTATGGCTCTTGCTAAATCGTATATTAAGAAAGCGTTAAGGGAAGAAGGAGAAAGTGAGGAAACAGTCAACCTGGTAAAGAAAGCTTCAAAAATAAAAGTTCTTACCGTAACAAACGGGAGTAAGGAAATGCTGAATGATTATAGCCAATATTTGAGTGATAATCACTACGAAGAATGGGCTACCATTAAGCACGATGGAGATAATGTCAATATAAAGGTAAAACAAGACGGAGAAGCTATTAAAAATATGCTGATCACTGTAGGTTCCAATAGCCAGGATATGGTTTTTGTGGATGTGAAAGGGAACTTTACTCCTGATGATATTTCAAAAATGATTAATTCAGTTTCTGCTAAATAA
- a CDS encoding DUF4252 domain-containing protein, whose product MKKIFFIIAVMLSSFATYSAQTEKLDKLFQDFEKKGRVTSINIKKPMFKLLNTIDVDDAYVGKIKPILNDVDGLKILIIPKITFPDRLKDENLANIKMNEDKTARINDALKSLNFNELMSMSSDGTSMKFLAEDEKDNYLENLVFNVDSKEENIIFILNGKMKLSDVNKIINSGETTTSSVTTSVRNDLTSGNTSSYLNGDNRNVGEFSKIDASVGVNVTYKQENTKSVKVIADADKLQYVITKVENGVLKIYVDNKGVRNLRFKNLNVNVSAPSINAIKTSSGSVFTAVNPVTENSLAIEADSGSIIKGTFNVKDATAVQVSSGSVLDVDIKTPKLALDTSSGASVSISGEAASAVIDISSGASCKADDLKIATAVVESTSGASLSLLVTDKLKVSVSSGAAVKLRGNPELDAKVDKISGGSFRQIK is encoded by the coding sequence ATGAAAAAAATATTTTTTATAATAGCCGTAATGCTAAGCAGCTTTGCAACTTATTCTGCACAGACTGAGAAATTAGACAAGCTTTTTCAGGATTTTGAAAAAAAGGGTAGAGTGACCTCTATCAATATTAAAAAACCGATGTTCAAGCTATTGAATACCATTGATGTTGATGATGCCTATGTCGGAAAAATAAAACCGATTTTGAACGATGTGGATGGGCTTAAAATTTTAATTATTCCTAAAATTACCTTCCCAGATCGTTTAAAAGATGAGAATCTTGCCAATATAAAAATGAACGAGGATAAAACGGCGAGAATAAATGATGCCTTAAAATCATTAAACTTCAACGAGCTGATGTCTATGAGCAGCGATGGAACTTCTATGAAATTTCTGGCTGAAGATGAGAAAGATAACTATCTTGAAAATTTGGTGTTCAATGTTGATTCTAAAGAAGAAAATATTATTTTTATCCTTAATGGAAAAATGAAATTATCTGATGTTAACAAGATTATTAATTCCGGCGAAACAACCACTTCTTCTGTAACAACTTCCGTGAGAAATGATCTTACTTCGGGTAATACATCGTCTTACCTGAATGGAGATAACAGAAATGTGGGTGAATTTTCCAAGATAGATGCCAGCGTAGGAGTAAATGTTACCTATAAACAGGAAAATACAAAAAGTGTAAAAGTTATTGCGGATGCTGATAAGCTTCAATATGTGATCACAAAGGTGGAAAACGGAGTTTTAAAAATATATGTTGACAATAAAGGAGTTCGGAACCTGAGATTTAAAAATCTTAATGTTAATGTTTCTGCACCTAGTATTAACGCTATAAAAACATCATCAGGAAGTGTCTTTACAGCTGTGAATCCGGTTACAGAAAACAGTTTGGCAATTGAAGCAGATTCTGGTTCTATTATTAAAGGAACATTCAATGTAAAAGATGCTACAGCAGTGCAGGTAAGCTCAGGATCTGTACTGGATGTTGATATTAAAACGCCAAAGCTTGCATTGGATACTTCCAGTGGCGCAAGTGTTAGCATATCCGGAGAGGCAGCCTCTGCCGTAATTGATATCAGCAGTGGAGCCTCTTGTAAAGCAGATGATCTTAAGATCGCTACAGCAGTGGTAGAATCTACTTCAGGAGCAAGTCTTTCCTTACTGGTAACAGATAAGCTGAAAGTAAGTGTTTCATCTGGAGCGGCAGTAAAATTGAGAGGAAACCCTGAACTGGATGCCAAAGTAGATAAAATTTCAGGAGGAAGTTTCAGACAAATCAAATAA
- a CDS encoding RNA polymerase sigma factor, translating into MTQETFKNTVFILKDEMYRFAKRFVMSSDEAEDVVQDLMIKFWQKRDELGQFGNFKSYALKSVRNECLNRLKHHDVKIGFADMQLHRSELYSMEVDNLKEHIIGFINQLPEKQKMVIHLKDVEEYDVSEISEMLEMEENAVRVNLMRARQKVKEQISQLMSYEKRSITR; encoded by the coding sequence ATGACCCAAGAAACTTTCAAGAATACGGTGTTTATTCTCAAAGACGAGATGTATCGTTTTGCGAAGCGGTTTGTCATGAGCAGTGATGAAGCAGAAGATGTAGTGCAGGATCTCATGATAAAGTTTTGGCAGAAGAGGGATGAACTGGGGCAATTCGGAAATTTTAAATCCTATGCGCTGAAGTCTGTCCGGAACGAATGCCTGAACCGGCTGAAACATCACGATGTCAAGATCGGCTTTGCGGATATGCAGCTTCATCGCTCGGAGCTTTATAGTATGGAAGTTGATAACCTTAAGGAACATATTATAGGATTTATCAATCAGCTCCCCGAAAAACAGAAGATGGTCATCCACTTGAAAGATGTAGAAGAGTATGATGTTTCTGAAATTTCTGAAATGCTGGAAATGGAGGAAAATGCAGTAAGGGTAAACCTGATGCGTGCGAGACAAAAAGTAAAAGAACAAATCTCACAACTGATGAGCTATGAAAAAAGATCAATTACAAGATAA